GGAGCGTCTGGAGCGCGCCGGTCTCGCACCCCGCCTTCTCGACAGCGGCACCGGACTGATGTGCGACATCGGCTCCCCGGGCGCCGACGGCCCGATCCTCGCGCTGCGCGCCGACATCGACGCGCTCCCCATCCCGGACACCAAGACCGTGCCGTACCGCTCGACCATCCCCGGCCGGGCGCACGCCTGCGGCCACGACGTGCACACCACGGTCGTCCTCGGCGCGGGGCTGCTGCTGGCCCGGCTCGCCGAGCGGGGGCTGCTGCCGCGCCCGGTCCGGCTGATCTTCCAGCCCGCCGAGGAAGTGCTGCCCGGCGGCGCGCCCGACGCCATCGAGTCCGGTGTGCTGGAGGGCGTCGCCCGCATCCTCGCGCTGCACTGCGACCCCCGGCTGGAAGCCGGCCGCATCGGCGTGCGCACCGGCGCGATCACCTCCGCCTGCGACCGCATCGAGGTCAAGCTCGCCGGTCCCGGCGGCCACACCGCCCGCCCGCACCTGACGACCGACCTGGTCACGGCCGCCGCCAAGGTCGCCACCGAGGTCCCGGCGCTGATCGCCCGCCGGGTGGACACCCGCGCCGGCCTGGCCATCACCTGGGGCCGGCTGGAGACCGGGCACGCGCCCAACGTCATCCCGCAGACCGCCGAGCTGTCCGGCACCATGCGATGCCTGGACCTGGACGCCTGGCACGCCGCCCCCGACCTGGTGCTCGCCGCCGTGGACGAGGTGGCCACGATGTACCGGGCCAAGCCCGAGATCCAGTACGTGCGGGGCGTGCCGCCCGTGGTGAACGACGCGGCCTCCACCGCGCTGCTCGCCGAGGCGATGACCGCCCGGTTCGGCGCGGACGCGGTGACCGGCACCGAGCAGAGCCTCGGCGGTGAGGACTTCTCGTGGTATCTCCAGCGGGTGCCCGGCGCCATGGCCCGCCTCGGCGTGCGCCCGCCGGGCGACCCCTCGGCGGCGCCGCGCGACATCCACCAGGGTGACTTCGACGTGGACGAGCACGCGATCTCGGTCGGCGTCGAGCTGCTCACCCAGGCGGCGTTGCTCAGCCAGTAGCCCGTCGGCGCCGGACAGTGGGGGACCAGGTGTGCGGCCGGTGCGGATGTTGCGTACAGGTTGCGTTAACACCGATCTGATAACAGGACGAACTGTGGGGTTCGCTGCCGGTCTACGCGCGTTACGATCGGCCCAGCAGCGCCGTAAGAGGCGCTTTCGACCGAAGGGACAGCCCTCTTGCGCCGCGTATCCAGGTTT
Above is a window of Streptomyces sp. NBC_01803 DNA encoding:
- a CDS encoding amidohydrolase, producing the protein MSDLLSPEPAQSPSLDEALRVELIAFRRDLHMHPELGNQEVRTTAVIRERLERAGLAPRLLDSGTGLMCDIGSPGADGPILALRADIDALPIPDTKTVPYRSTIPGRAHACGHDVHTTVVLGAGLLLARLAERGLLPRPVRLIFQPAEEVLPGGAPDAIESGVLEGVARILALHCDPRLEAGRIGVRTGAITSACDRIEVKLAGPGGHTARPHLTTDLVTAAAKVATEVPALIARRVDTRAGLAITWGRLETGHAPNVIPQTAELSGTMRCLDLDAWHAAPDLVLAAVDEVATMYRAKPEIQYVRGVPPVVNDAASTALLAEAMTARFGADAVTGTEQSLGGEDFSWYLQRVPGAMARLGVRPPGDPSAAPRDIHQGDFDVDEHAISVGVELLTQAALLSQ